In the Babylonia areolata isolate BAREFJ2019XMU chromosome 34, ASM4173473v1, whole genome shotgun sequence genome, one interval contains:
- the LOC143277354 gene encoding uncharacterized protein LOC143277354, which yields MPTSPGTHTYTIIVYPGVRSVSASISVARPNNDPTITCTTQNGYIRENTALECHCTASDLGQPQGRLRGNTHRVSGNYGDSSVQFGESSVSSADNNAVYRCVLDWATSDSEDRKTTFTLNVACSPEDLSVS from the exons ATGCCAACATCACCTGGTACTCACACCTACACCATCATTGTGTATCCTGGGGTcaggtctgtctctgcttctatcAGTGTGG CACGGCCAAACAATGATCCAACAATCACCTGCACCACTCAGAACGGCTACATCCGTGAAAACACGGCACTGGAATGTCATTGTACTGCCTCTGACCTTGGTCAGCCTCAAGGACGTCTCCGTGGCAACACACACCGTGTCAGTGGTAACTATGGAGACAGCAGTGTGCAGTTTGGAGAGAGCAGCGTCAGCAGTGCAGACAAcaatgctgtgtacaggtgtgtgctgGACTGGGCGACTTCTGACAGTGAGGACAGGAAGACCACCTTCACTCTGAATGTGGCCT GTTCCCCagaggacttgtcagtgtcctaa